The Nonlabens sp. Hel1_33_55 genome contains the following window.
ATAAATTGTCCAGGCCTTATAAGATCTATACCTGCATCGACTTCTTTGAAAGTGGCTACATCATTGATTTCAGCGAGTAGTTCTGGTTCGAAAAAAGTTTTATAGTTGGCTTGAAGTTCTGGTATCATTTCTAAGGTCAATTCTTAATTAAGTAAACCTCTAAGTTAAACGTTACTTGAGATAGTTAACTTCAATTTTTGAAAGCTATTACCAATTTATTCTCGTAGATATTGTGATTGTCATGACATCTTCAATCATTGAGATGTTTTTATTTTTATCACAAAAGAATCGCATCAAGGCCTTATTTTAATTTTCCTTATCTAATTTGCGCTTCCTATTTTACATTATCTATGCTCAAAAATCCAAAGTCCTACGTATTACTAGTTCTCTTTATTGTTGGGCTTATTCATATTCCAAATGCGAATGCTCAGTTTGAGGAACTTCAAGAGTTATTTACTTTTTACCCTAATAGAAAAGCGGTAGAACAAGATTCAACCTTGTATCCATCAAAGTTCATCGCAGCGCCAGTCATGAGCTATTCTCCTGAAACCAATTTTGCATTCGGTGTTGGAGCAAAATACCTTTTCAAATTTGCAGGAAGTGGTGAAGAAACTAGGGTTTCTAATATGCCTATTACATTTCAGTACACATTGAACAGTCAGTTTTTTCTATTTTCTGGTTTTGAGATCTTTACCAATCAGGAAAAATGGGTCATTGAAGGTAATTTCCTTTTTCAAAATTATCCACGATTGTATTATGGAATAGGTAATAATACACCAGAATCAGCTGAGGAGGTTTATGACTATAATCAACTACTTATCGAACCTATCTTCTTGAAGCAGGCATTTGTGAAGCATTTGTTTGTAGGTGCAGGAATACGATACAATCACATCTACAATACAGATTTTGAAGAAGATGGACTGATAGCCAATGAACAATTGGACGGTTTTGATGGTTCTACATCAGTAGGTGTGGAAGCTGCAGCTCTATACGACAGTCGTGATGTTATATTAAATGCATCCAGCGGTTGGTATCTTGAACTTACTCATGGAGAATATGGTGAGTTTTTAGGTGGTACCAATAAATTTCACCTAACTAGAGTCGATCTGCGTCACTTTTTAAAAGTATCCAAAAAAATAATGATGTTTTAGGGTTCCAATTTGTAGGCCGCACGGTTAGAGATAATCAGCCATTTTCTGAATATTCATTCTTGGGAAGTAGTGAGATCATGCGTGGCTACCGTGAAGGTCGTTTTATAGATCGCGATCTTGTTGCCGCTCAGGCCGAATACCGCAAGACATTTAAGGACTCAAGAATCGGTGCCGTGGCATTTATCGGAACTGGAAATGTCTATAGAAATATCGATGAATTCCAATTCAAGGATCTAAAACCTAATTATGGTTTTGGAGTTCGTTACAAGCTGGACGAGTCAGAAAACTTAAACATTAGACTAGATTGGGGCTTCGGTCGTGGTACGAACGAAATCTACTTAGGTATTGCAGAGGCATTCTAGCCATCTGTTCAAACCTTATAATCTTAGGATCTACGACTAACGACGTTTCTAAAAAAGGTACTGCTTTAGTTGGTATAACGTAAGCTATATCATCAAATCCATAGAGAACCGTTTAGAATCTGAATGTTCTATCCAGAAATACGCCCATAGTTAGAAGGACTTCATAGCGCTCATTAGACAATCCATCATCTTCTCTGAAGATATCCAAACCATTTTGTGCTGTCAGATACCTCGCTTCTCCACGGATGTAAGCATTTTCTGTTGGCTTGTATTCTGCGCCTACGGTTAGACCCGTTAGATCCAGACCTTCAGTAATTCCTTGATTATTCGTGAAAGTGCCGCTTATGAATCCGCTGGAATCTCTATACATCTCACCGCGGCCTGTGATGCTAAATGCATCGCTAAATTGGTATCGCAACGTTGCCAGTGCCGTATACAATGTAGCAGTATCGTTGGAATCGTCTAAATCACTATTGGATTGCAACCCAAGATCTGCTCCTAAAATCAAGAAAATCTTATCATTCCAGTTCGTCGACATGTAAAGGTTCTGATAAAAACGTCTTTGTTTTGGACTCATATCATCAGCACTCTCGCGTCCATAATTGTTGGTGTACGTGATACTAGTTCGGTCATTTATTTGATAGCTTATGAGAGCTCCAACACTTTTTGCATCATTATTATCCACAAAACCGTTGTAACTATTGATCACCCATAATTCAAAATTCCAATCGCTAATAGCCTCATAACTCAAACTCGCTCCAGATTGGAAAAACGGCTCGTTAAAAGTGATTACACTCGTACTGCTCAGCAAATTCTCTTTTGGTAAGAAACTCTCAGTCCCTACATGCGTTTTGAAAAAACCAGCATCAAGCCATAAGCCATCGATAATCTTCACGCCAACGTTAGCCTCTTGGATTTCGTTGAAGGTATCACTCCATATCGCTTGCGGTATATCACCATATTGAAAAGTCACATTTGCTCGAACCTTATCATGCCTGTATGCCATACCTAGCTGGGCAATGTTCAGTCCAAAAGTATCATCCCTTGCTCCTACCGTGGTGTACCGCTGGAACTGATCATTATCTAATTCTGTGGAGTATCCTGATAAGTATCCATCGACATAACCGCTTACTGTTATCTCGTGATTGTTATTGTCAGATGATGATTGGGAATACGCTTTCGCGAAAGCAAAAAACACACCAACCCCAAACCATATAGTAATCTTTCTCATACCTAATCTTCTTTTCAAACAAGCTAGTAATTGCTGTTCAAAGTGAATATCTATTTAAGAAAACTAAAGGAAAATACCTACAAGGAGACATAATATAATTTGCAATCAACAGCTCTGGAAACATAACTGCCAGCAAATTGCTTGAGCGAACTTCATAGTTTTGACATACCCACAATCTGGATTACGTAGCGGTGATCTAGACAACGCTCCGCGTTGAAAATGGAAACGTCCAGAAAATGCTTGAGCGAGCTCTTAGATTTGAGGCACAAAAGATCTGGATTACCTAGCGGTGATCCTGACAACGCTCCGCGTTGAAAATGGAAAATCCCAGCTTTCAAGTTCAAGCGAGATTTTAAATTTGTTATTAGCATAACCTTGATTACCTAGCGGTGACCCTGACAACGCTCCGCGTTGAAAATGGAAACGTCCAGAAAATGCTTGAGCGAGCTCTTAGATTTGAGCTACAAAGATCTGGATTACCGAACGGTGATCCTGAAAACGCTACGCGTTGAAAATGGAAACGTCCACAAAATGCTTGAGCAAGCTCATAGATTTGGATTACCTAGCGGTGATCCTGACAACGCTCCGCGTTGAAAATGGAAAATCCCAGCTTTCAAATTCAAGCGAGCTTGATTTGACGCTGGGATTTTCCATTTATTCGTGACCGCGACAGGATTCAAACCTGTAACCGCTGGAGCCGAAATCCAGTGCGCTATTCAGTTGCGCCACGCGGCCTAATATTAATTGTCTACCTTGATAAAATCATCTTCTAATTGATCAGAGTACTTAAATCCAATAAGAACCCACCCTTTTTTAGAATTATGAAACTCAAAATTTAAACGGAGTGCAAAGTAATCATATCTCAGATAATAAATGATTCTTCTTCTAATATTTGACACATCGTACACAGCTCCTTTTTCCACAGATAGCATCGTGCCATAGCTCTTCTGTAACTGGTCGATTTCCAATTTAAATTTTCCGGCTAAATTTTGAAGATCACCCTTATTGAATGGAAAGTAAAGAGCAAGTAGATTAAATGCCTCGTCAAACTCTTCCTCAAACATTAATTCGGTCACCTCAAGAGATAACTGATCCGCTTCCTCAAGATCGACCAGAATCTTTTCTTGTGCGAAGGCCCATGACGAAAATAATATTAATAAAATCAAAGATATTCTGTTCATCGTCCTGTGTATCCTACTGTGCTAATTTTGCCTTTACAATACTGCTTATTGTTCTTCCATCTGCCTTTCCTGCAAGTTGGGTATTTGCCATTCCCATGACTTTTCCCATGTCCTTCATTCCGCTGGCATTGGTACGCACAATAATTTCTGAAACTACGGCTTCAATGGCTTCTTCACTCAATTGCTCTGGTAAGAATTTTTCTAGAACTGCGGCTTGAGCTAGTTCTGGTTCTGCGAGGTCTTCTCTATTTTGCTCTGAGTAAATACGGGCGCTATCCTTTCTTTGCTTCACGAGCTTTTGAACTAGTTTAATTTCTTCATCCTCGCTCAAACCATCTGAATCGCCTGATGTTTTTGCTAATAAAATCTCGCTCTTCACGGCTCTCAGCGCCGCAAGTGCGGTTTGATCTTTTGCTTTCATTGCCTCCTTCATAGAGGTCATAATCTCTTTCTCTAAACTCATAATTCAAAATTGAACTACAAAAATAGGGATTACAAATTGAAGAATTCTTTGATCACCACCTATTAAAAATGACACCAATAAAAAACCCGAATCCAACTTGGGATTCGGGCTTTAGGGTAGATTGGTTTAGGGATTAATCTACGTTGTCGTGTAGAAAAGAATTATTGTTTCCTCTAAGTTGGATATCATTATTCTCATCAGTATTCAAAGTCGTTCTAGAACGATCACTTTTAGTAGGAGTTTCATCCAGCTCGATACCATGTCTTAGATAGGCTGGTTTTTTTTCTATTTCTTCCAGTCTGTGACTGCTTTTGAACTTGAAATTATAAGCGTGCATCTTACGTTTACGCTCTTCTGCGCGCAGTTTCAATACCTCATTGATGGGTAGATCTGTTGGATCTAGATCTTCCAACAATTCCTTTTTAATGGTTACTGGTGCTTGGTCAACAGGAACCTCAACTGTTCTGATGTTTATACGTTCTGTTTTGGTTTCTGCCTTTGGTTGCTCCTTTGATTTGGTTGCATTATTTAAGTTTTTCTCAACCTCCATGTAATCATCGAGAGAATACTTTCTTATACCTTCATCAGAAACTTCTGTAATTGGAATAATTTCAACAGGATCATTAACCTCAATTTCCTCTAGGTTATATGTGATCTGCTCTTCATTAGGTTCTTCCTTTTCACTTAATGGCAAGTCAAAATCCAGCAAAAACTGATCTTCTTCATCTTCAATTTCTTCCAGCTTATATACCACTGGTTGTTCCTCAACAACCTCTTCTTTAATCACTAGCTGTGGCTCCTGATCCAAAACTTCTTCATAAACAACATTCAAATTCTTAATGAATTCCGTTGTTGGTATTAACGGATTTTCATTTTTAGGCACGATAGTTTCCTCTGGCTCTTCATCGCCCAGTTCATGCATGATGATTACTGGCTCGTTGGAATCTTTAGAAATTGATGGAGCTGGTTGGGATTCCGCTTTCGCGAAAGCGGACTCTTTATCATCCTCTTTCTTTTCCTCAACTTCTTCATCCATAATAAGCGTTCCTGCAACAACTCGCTCGTTTGTCTCTTCCAAAACCTGAATGGCTCGCTGTTCCTCTTCCAAAGTATGGATGATGCGCGTGCCCTCAGTATTTGAGATCTCGTTTTGTTGCTCTGCATTAAAACCCGTTGCGATCACGGTAACCGCAATGGCGTCGCCCAAGGACTCGTCCTCGCCTACACCCATGATGATGTTAGCGCCACCGCCAGCCTCATTCTGGATGTGCTCGTTGATCTCACCTATCTCGTCAATGGTGATCTCTTCAGTCCCAGAAACGATGAGTAGCAACACGTTTTTAGCACCTGTAATCTTGTTATCGTTAAGCAATGGAGAATCCAATGCCTTGAGAATTCCTTCCTGAGCACGGTTGGATCCAGTGGCTTGAGCGCTACCCATAATCGCAGTACCAGAATTGGATAATACGGTTTTTGCATCGCGCAGGTCAATGTTTTGTGTGTAGTGGTTTGTAATTACCTCTGCAATACCACGTGAGGCTGTAGCAAGCACCTCGTCTGCCTTAGAGAATCCAGCTTTGAAACCTAGATTTCCATAGACGTCACGCAGTTTGTTATTATTGATAATCACCAGAGAATCCACATTCTTGCGGAATTTCTCAATACCCTTTTGGGCTTGTTCATTACGAACCTTGCCTTCAAAATGGAACGGTGTCGTAACGATACCAACGGTTAAAATATCCATTTCACGTGCCACTTGAGCAATGATTGGAGCTGCACCAGTACCGGTACCGCCGCCCATTCCAGCTGTGATAAAGACCATTTTTGTACGTGAGTCCATCATGGCGCGCACATCTTCTATACTTTCTTGTGCGGCACGCTCACCTACTTCTGGATTTGCGCCAGCACCTAAACCTTCAGTCAAGGTTACACCCAACTGAATTTTGTTGGGAACTGGACTGTTTTCCAAGGCTTGGGAATCTGTATTACAGATCACAAAATCCACACCTATGATGCCCTGCTGGAACATGTGTTTGATGGCATTGCTACCACCACCACCTACACCTATCACCTTGATCACGTTGGATTGGTTCTTGGGTAGATCAAATGCGATGCTATTAAAATCGTCGTTGCTCATATCTTGCTACTTTTTTTACTTCTTGCTTTATTCTAAAAACCTTTTCTCGGCTCTCGCTCAAAACAGGTTTTCACTATCTATATTCTTGTTTCTTTACTCTTTGTATTTCCAGCCTTATTCTGCTTTATCCAGAAAATCCTTAAACTTATTAGCCCAATTCTCAAAGATGCCTTTACTCTTTCTAGGCTGTGTCACCGTAGGTTGTTCTTCAGTTAAGGTTGTTTTATTTTGATCTTCAATGATTGGATTGTTTCCATTATTGGCATTGGTAACTGCCGCTTCCTTATGCTCACTTTTTGAGGTTTGGAACTCGTTTGATTCTAACCCTTTCAGCACTAAACCAACTGCGGTAGCAAATAGCGGACTCGTACTTTCTATATCGCTATCACCAGCTAGATGTTCGTTAGGGTAACCTATTCTACTAGGCATTCCCGTAACATATTCTGCTAGTTGCTTAATGTGTTTGAGTTGGCTACCACCACCGGTTAATACTACACCAGCGATCAGCTGCTTTTTAGGCTCGTCGTGACCGTAGTTTTTGATCTCTACAAATACTGTCTCCAAAATCTCAATGACACGAGCGTGAATAATCTTGCTCAGATTCTTGAGCGTAATTTCTTTAGGCTCGCGACCGCGTAATCCTGGAATAGATACGATCTCATTCTCTTTATTCTCGCCAGGCCATGCACTACCAAATTTGGTCTTAAGCAACTCTGCCTGCTTTTCTATAATCGAGCAGCCTTCTTTAATATCTTGAGTAATGATATTACCACCTTGTGGTATCACTGCTGTATGGCGAATGATTCCATCCTTGAAAATCGCAAGATCTGTGGTTCCACCACCTATATCGATCAATGCAACTCCAGCTTCTTTTTCTTCCTGGCTAAGAACTGCATCTGCACTGGCAAGTGGCTCCAGCGTAATATCTGAAAGCTCAAGGTCTGCGCTCTTTACACAACGTCCTATGTTGCGAATGGAGGCTACTTGACCTACCACTACATGGAAATTAGCTTCAAGTCTGCCACCATACATCCCAATAGGCTCCTTAATTTCAGACTGACCATCAATTTTATATTCCTGCGGCAATACATGAATGATTTCCTCACCTGGCAGCATAACCAATTTAAAAACCTGGTTACACAATTTTGTGATGTCTTCCTGATTAATGACCGTCTCACTGTCGCCACGAGTGATGTAATCGCTGTGCTGCAGACTACGTATATGCTGCCCTGCTATACCAACAGTTACATCCTTGATCTGTATGCCACTCACGGCTTCCGCTTGCGATACAGCCTGCTGTATAGATGTGATGGTTTGTGTGATGTTATTGACGACTCCACGATGGACGCCTAGACTTTTTGACCTTCCTACACCTAGGATCTCAAGTTTGCCGTACTCATTTTTGCGACCTATCATAGCAACGATCTTTGTCGTTCCAATATCTAGTCCTACTGCAAATTCTTGTGGTTCCATTATTCTTCATTTTTAACTAGTACAACCTGATCTTCAAATCTTAGATCCATGGCCTCGATTTGATCCACTGTTTTATCTTTTTCAACTTTGGCAAGCATTGCTTTAAAGTTGGTCA
Protein-coding sequences here:
- a CDS encoding BamA/TamA family outer membrane protein, giving the protein MLKNPKSYVLLVLFIVGLIHIPNANAQFEELQELFTFYPNRKAVEQDSTLYPSKFIAAPVMSYSPETNFAFGVGAKYLFKFAGSGEETRVSNMPITFQYTLNSQFFLFSGFEIFTNQEKWVIEGNFLFQNYPRLYYGIGNNTPESAEEVYDYNQLLIEPIFLKQAFVKHLFVGAGIRYNHIYNTDFEEDGLIANEQLDGFDGSTSVGVEAAALYDSRDVILNASSGWYLELTHGEYGEFLGGTNKFHLTRVDLRHFLKVSKKIMMF
- a CDS encoding outer membrane beta-barrel protein, which translates into the protein MRKITIWFGVGVFFAFAKAYSQSSSDNNNHEITVSGYVDGYLSGYSTELDNDQFQRYTTVGARDDTFGLNIAQLGMAYRHDKVRANVTFQYGDIPQAIWSDTFNEIQEANVGVKIIDGLWLDAGFFKTHVGTESFLPKENLLSSTSVITFNEPFFQSGASLSYEAISDWNFELWVINSYNGFVDNNDAKSVGALISYQINDRTSITYTNNYGRESADDMSPKQRRFYQNLYMSTNWNDKIFLILGADLGLQSNSDLDDSNDTATLYTALATLRYQFSDAFSITGRGEMYRDSSGFISGTFTNNQGITEGLDLTGLTVGAEYKPTENAYIRGEARYLTAQNGLDIFREDDGLSNERYEVLLTMGVFLDRTFRF
- a CDS encoding GatB/YqeY domain-containing protein; translation: MSLEKEIMTSMKEAMKAKDQTALAALRAVKSEILLAKTSGDSDGLSEDEEIKLVQKLVKQRKDSARIYSEQNREDLAEPELAQAAVLEKFLPEQLSEEAIEAVVSEIIVRTNASGMKDMGKVMGMANTQLAGKADGRTISSIVKAKLAQ
- the ftsZ gene encoding cell division protein FtsZ encodes the protein MSNDDFNSIAFDLPKNQSNVIKVIGVGGGGSNAIKHMFQQGIIGVDFVICNTDSQALENSPVPNKIQLGVTLTEGLGAGANPEVGERAAQESIEDVRAMMDSRTKMVFITAGMGGGTGTGAAPIIAQVAREMDILTVGIVTTPFHFEGKVRNEQAQKGIEKFRKNVDSLVIINNNKLRDVYGNLGFKAGFSKADEVLATASRGIAEVITNHYTQNIDLRDAKTVLSNSGTAIMGSAQATGSNRAQEGILKALDSPLLNDNKITGAKNVLLLIVSGTEEITIDEIGEINEHIQNEAGGGANIIMGVGEDESLGDAIAVTVIATGFNAEQQNEISNTEGTRIIHTLEEEQRAIQVLEETNERVVAGTLIMDEEVEEKKEDDKESAFAKAESQPAPSISKDSNEPVIIMHELGDEEPEETIVPKNENPLIPTTEFIKNLNVVYEEVLDQEPQLVIKEEVVEEQPVVYKLEEIEDEEDQFLLDFDLPLSEKEEPNEEQITYNLEEIEVNDPVEIIPITEVSDEGIRKYSLDDYMEVEKNLNNATKSKEQPKAETKTERINIRTVEVPVDQAPVTIKKELLEDLDPTDLPINEVLKLRAEERKRKMHAYNFKFKSSHRLEEIEKKPAYLRHGIELDETPTKSDRSRTTLNTDENNDIQLRGNNNSFLHDNVD
- the ftsA gene encoding cell division protein FtsA is translated as MEPQEFAVGLDIGTTKIVAMIGRKNEYGKLEILGVGRSKSLGVHRGVVNNITQTITSIQQAVSQAEAVSGIQIKDVTVGIAGQHIRSLQHSDYITRGDSETVINQEDITKLCNQVFKLVMLPGEEIIHVLPQEYKIDGQSEIKEPIGMYGGRLEANFHVVVGQVASIRNIGRCVKSADLELSDITLEPLASADAVLSQEEKEAGVALIDIGGGTTDLAIFKDGIIRHTAVIPQGGNIITQDIKEGCSIIEKQAELLKTKFGSAWPGENKENEIVSIPGLRGREPKEITLKNLSKIIHARVIEILETVFVEIKNYGHDEPKKQLIAGVVLTGGGSQLKHIKQLAEYVTGMPSRIGYPNEHLAGDSDIESTSPLFATAVGLVLKGLESNEFQTSKSEHKEAAVTNANNGNNPIIEDQNKTTLTEEQPTVTQPRKSKGIFENWANKFKDFLDKAE